A window of Desulfuromonas soudanensis genomic DNA:
GATCTCCCTGATGCGCCCCGGCTCCTCGTTGACGAACAGACCGACGGTGGTGACCAGGGGAGGGAGCCTGGCAATGATGTCCCGGGCCCTGGCCGCCGTCAGGCAGCGCGGACTTTTGTCATAAAAGACAAATCCCAACGCATCCGCCCCGCACGCGCAGGCGTGCAGGGCGTCTTCGACGTTGGTCATACCGCAGATCTTGACCCGAATCATCCGGACAAACCCCCTTGGCGCTTACGGCCGGCGCCGGCCATGGGACGATCACCCAACCTTCGGCAGATGGGCCAGCGATTCCTTGATCGCCTCGGCGGGATACTCGTAATCGGTCAGATGGCCGGCCAGAAAGTCGTCGTAGGCGGCCATATCGACATGGCCGTGCCCGGAGAGGTTGAAGAGGATGGTCTTCTCCTTCCCCTCCTCCTTGGCCTGCAACGCCTCGTCGATGGCGCCGCGGATGGCGTGGCTCGATTCCGGCGCCGGGATGATCCCCTCGGTCCGGGAAAAAAGGACCGCGGCCTCGAAACAGGCCAGTTGCGCCACCGCTTTGGCTTCGACGACGCCGGCATGCACCAGCTGCGACACCAGCGGCGAGGCACCATGGTAGCGGAGTCCGCCGGCATGGATTCCCGGCGGCATGAAGTCGTGGCCGAGGGTGTACATCTTGGCCACCGGCGCCATCTTGGCGGTGTCGCCATAATCGAAGGCGTAGACGCCGCGGGTCAGGGTCGGGCAGCTCAGCGGTTCCATGGCCAGAACCCGCACCTTTTTCCCGCTCGCCTTGTCGGCGATGAAGGGGAAGGCAATCCCGGCGAAGTTGGAACCGCCGCCGTGACAGCCGATGACGACATCGGGATAATCGCCGACCAGGGCCATCTGTTCCTTGGCCTCAAGACCGATGATCGTCTGGTGCAAACAGACATGGTTGAGGACGCTCCCCAGAGCGTAGCGCGTGTCTTCGCGGCTGACGGCATCCTCCACCGCCTCGCTGATGGCGATGCCGAGGGAGCCGTTGCTCTCGGGGTGCTCGGCGAGGATCGAGCGGCCGGAGTTGGTGCGGTTGGACGGCGAGGGAATGACCTCGGCGCCCCACAGCTGCATCATGCTCTTGCGGTACGGCTTTTGGTTGAAGGAGACCTTGACCATGTAGACCGTGCACTCGAGGCCGAACATCTGGCAGGCGAGGGCGATCGACGATCCCCACTGGCCGGCGCCGGTCTCGGTGGCGATGCGCTTGGTGCCGGAAATCTTGTTGTAGTAGGCCTGGGGGATGGCGCTGTTCGGCTTGTGGCTGCCGGCCGGCGAGGTCCCCTCGTACTTGTAGTAAATCTTCGCCGGCGTTCCGAGGGCCTTTTCCAGGCGGTGAGCGCGAAACATCGGCGCCGGTCGCCAGAGCTGGTAAATTTCCCGCACGGCCTCGGGAATATCGATCCACCGCTGCTGGGAAACCTCCTGCTCGATCAACGGCATGGGGAAAAGCGGGAGCAAATCGTCGGGAGTGACCGGCTGCATCGTCCCGGGGTGGATCACCGGCGCCAGAGGACCAGGGAGATCGGGGATGACATTGTACCACTGCTTCGGGATCCGGTCCTCGGGGAGCAATATCTTGGTCTGCATCGGAATCTCCTTCTTGGGTAAATTAAATCCGCCGCCAGGGGTCAATCCTGGCCCGTCAGCTGGCGCAGTTTGGCGCCGATGTCGTCCTCGCGCATCAGCGACTCACCGATGAGGAAGGCATGGGCCCCGGCCTTTTGCAAGCGCTCGATGTCGGCCCGGCCATTGACGCCGCTTTCGGCGACCACGAAACGATCGGGGGGAATCAACGGCCGCAGCCGCTCTGTGGTGCCGAGATCGGTGACGAAGGTGCGCAGGCTGCGGTTGTTGATGCCGATCAGTTCGATGTCGGTTTTCAGCGCCATCTCCAGCTCTTCCCGGTCGTGGACCTCCAGGAGGACATCGAGGTGGAGCTCGCCGGCAAGGGCGGCAAAGTCCCGCAGCTCGTTCAAATCGAGCATCGCGGCGATGAGGAGCACCGCGTCGGCGCCGAAGGCGCGCGCCTCGACGATCTGGTAGGGATCGCAGATAAAATCCTTGCGCAGCAGGGGGAGGGAGACCCCCTCGCGAATCAGCCCGAGAGAGTTGAGATGACCGTAAAAAAACGCTTCGTCGGTGAGCACCGAAAGGCAGGTGGCGCCGTTGGCCTGATAGATCGCGGCGATCTCCAGCGGGTCGAAATCGGCGCGGATTATCCCCTTCGAAGGGGAGCCCTTCTTCACCTCGGCAATGACGGCCGTCCCCCCCGATTCATCCATGGTCCGCAACGCCCGGACAAAGCCGCGGGTCTGGTCCTCGACCAGGGAGAGTCGCTCGCGGAGACGCGCCAGGGGGAACCTGACCTTGGCGGCGGCGACCTCGTCGCGCTTGTGGGCGACGATCTTCTTCAAGATATCGGGAGTGCCGGTCATGCCCCTCTTTTCCCCGGAGTCCCCCTGGGGGAAACCGGCATCATGCGTTGGTGAGCTTCGCCAGTTTTTCGACCTGCATCAGGGCGCGTCCGGAGTCGATCGCGTCGCCGGCGAGGCTGAGCCCGGCTCTGACGTCTGCGACCTTGCCGGCGGCGATCAGGGCGTAGGCGGCGTTGAGCAATACGACGTCCCGCCGGGGTCCTTTTTCGCCGCCGAGGATATTGCGGACGACTTCGGCGTTCCCCCGGGCGTCGCCGCCGCGAAGATCGGCCATGGTACACCGGGAAAGACCGAACTGCTCGGGGGAGATGCGACTCATGGCAATCCCCCCCTCGGTGACGGTCGCGACGGCGGTCTCGGCTGTGAGAGTGATTTCGTCCATGCCGTCGAGGCCGTGAACGACGAAACCCCGCCGGCATCCGAGGTTATGCAGCACCTGCGCCAGAGGTTCGACCAGGTCCTCGCGATAGACCCCCATCACCTGACAGTCGGCCTTGGCCGGATTGGTCAGCGGCCCGAGGATATTGAAGATGGTGCGGATGCCGATCTCTTTGCGCGGACCGATGGCGTGCTTCATCGCCCCGTGCAGGGCGGGTGCGAAGAGGAAGCCGATACCGATTTCCTCAATGCAGCGCTCCACCGTTTCCGGAGTGACGTCGAGTTCGACGCCGAGGGCCTCCAGGACGTCGGCGCTGCCGCAACTCGAGGAAACCGAGCGGTTGCCGTGCTTGGCGACCTTGACTCCGCAGGCCGAAACGACGAAGGCGACGGTGGTCGAGATGTTGAAGGTGTTGGTTCCGTCCCCCCCCGTTCCGACCACGTCGAGGATCGTCTCCAGATCGACGTTGATGTCGTCGCGGTCCATGTCGAGAACGTTGCGACCGACGCGGATCGGCGTCGCGCGCTCGCGCATCACCCGGGCCGCGCCGGTGATTTCGGGAACAGTCTCCCCCTTCATCCGCAGAGCGGTAATAAAAGCGCCGACCTGCGCCGGGGTGGCCCCCCCGGACATGATCTGATCCATGATCCCGATCATTTCTCCTTCGGAGAGGTCGATTCGCTCCACAACTTTGGCGATAGCGGCTTTGATCATGAGGGTCTCCTGTCCTGCGCGAGGCCTGCGCCCCCGGGCGGAGGTGATCCGCCCTGCCCTATGGTTAATCAGGTCAGTTCGAGAAAGTTCTGCAGCAAACGCTTCCCTTCGACGGTCAGAATCGACTCGGGGTGAAACTGCACTCCCCAGAGGGGGCGCTCCCGATGTTCGAGTCCCATGATCGTTCCGTCCTCGATCCAGGCGCAGATGCGCAGACACGACGGGAGACTTGCCTTCTCGACGATGAGCGAGTGATAGCGAGTGGCGACAAAGGGGTTGGAGAGGCCGCTGAAAACCCCGCTGTCGTCATGGTGGATGAAGCTGGTCTTGCCGTGCATCAACTCGGCGGCGCGGATCACCTTGCCGCCGAAGGCGTGGCCGATGGCCTGGTGCCCGAGGCAGACACCGAGCATGGGAATTGTCGCCGAGAGGCGCTTGATCAGCTCCACGGAAATGCCGGCTTCGGCCGGAGAACAGGGACCGGGGGAGACGACGATGCGACGCGGCGAAAGGGCGGCGACCTCTTCGACCGTGATCTGGTCGTTGCGATACACCACCACCTCCTCGCCGAGTTCCTGCAGATACTGGACGAGATTGTAGGTGAAGGAGTCGTAGTTGTCGAGCATCAGCAACATGTCAATCGAGCCCCCTCTGCGCCATTTCGATCGCTCTCTGGACGCCCATCGCCTTGCTGATCGTTTCCTGATACTCGGCGGCAGGATCCGAGTCGGCAACGATGCCGGCGCCGGCCTGGAGAAAGATCCGGTCGCCGTCGATGATCAGGGTGCGGATGGCGATCGCCATGTCCATGTTCCCGGAAAAGGAGAAGTAGCCGACGGCCCCCCCGTAGATCTCCCGACGGCACGGCTCGAGTTCGTCGATAATCTCCATCGCCCGGATCTTCGGGGATCCGGAGAGGGTCCCGGCGGGAAAGGTGGCACGGAAAACGTCGAAGGCGTCCCGCTCCGGAGGGAGCTCGCCGCGGACGTTGGAGACGATATGCATGACGTGGGAGTAGCGCTCAACGACCATCAGCTCGCTCACCTCGACACTCCCCGGCAGAGCGACCCGGCCGATGTCGTTGCGGCCGAGATCGACCAGCATGATATGCTCGGCCCGCTCCTTGGGATCGGCGAGGAGTTCCTCTTCGAGGCGAC
This region includes:
- a CDS encoding TrpB-like pyridoxal phosphate-dependent enzyme; this encodes MQTKILLPEDRIPKQWYNVIPDLPGPLAPVIHPGTMQPVTPDDLLPLFPMPLIEQEVSQQRWIDIPEAVREIYQLWRPAPMFRAHRLEKALGTPAKIYYKYEGTSPAGSHKPNSAIPQAYYNKISGTKRIATETGAGQWGSSIALACQMFGLECTVYMVKVSFNQKPYRKSMMQLWGAEVIPSPSNRTNSGRSILAEHPESNGSLGIAISEAVEDAVSREDTRYALGSVLNHVCLHQTIIGLEAKEQMALVGDYPDVVIGCHGGGSNFAGIAFPFIADKASGKKVRVLAMEPLSCPTLTRGVYAFDYGDTAKMAPVAKMYTLGHDFMPPGIHAGGLRYHGASPLVSQLVHAGVVEAKAVAQLACFEAAVLFSRTEGIIPAPESSHAIRGAIDEALQAKEEGKEKTILFNLSGHGHVDMAAYDDFLAGHLTDYEYPAEAIKESLAHLPKVG
- the trpC gene encoding indole-3-glycerol phosphate synthase TrpC, with the translated sequence MTGTPDILKKIVAHKRDEVAAAKVRFPLARLRERLSLVEDQTRGFVRALRTMDESGGTAVIAEVKKGSPSKGIIRADFDPLEIAAIYQANGATCLSVLTDEAFFYGHLNSLGLIREGVSLPLLRKDFICDPYQIVEARAFGADAVLLIAAMLDLNELRDFAALAGELHLDVLLEVHDREELEMALKTDIELIGINNRSLRTFVTDLGTTERLRPLIPPDRFVVAESGVNGRADIERLQKAGAHAFLIGESLMREDDIGAKLRQLTGQD
- the trpD gene encoding anthranilate phosphoribosyltransferase, which codes for MIKAAIAKVVERIDLSEGEMIGIMDQIMSGGATPAQVGAFITALRMKGETVPEITGAARVMRERATPIRVGRNVLDMDRDDINVDLETILDVVGTGGDGTNTFNISTTVAFVVSACGVKVAKHGNRSVSSSCGSADVLEALGVELDVTPETVERCIEEIGIGFLFAPALHGAMKHAIGPRKEIGIRTIFNILGPLTNPAKADCQVMGVYREDLVEPLAQVLHNLGCRRGFVVHGLDGMDEITLTAETAVATVTEGGIAMSRISPEQFGLSRCTMADLRGGDARGNAEVVRNILGGEKGPRRDVVLLNAAYALIAAGKVADVRAGLSLAGDAIDSGRALMQVEKLAKLTNA
- a CDS encoding anthranilate synthase component II, which gives rise to MLLMLDNYDSFTYNLVQYLQELGEEVVVYRNDQITVEEVAALSPRRIVVSPGPCSPAEAGISVELIKRLSATIPMLGVCLGHQAIGHAFGGKVIRAAELMHGKTSFIHHDDSGVFSGLSNPFVATRYHSLIVEKASLPSCLRICAWIEDGTIMGLEHRERPLWGVQFHPESILTVEGKRLLQNFLELT